One Pecten maximus chromosome 16, xPecMax1.1, whole genome shotgun sequence DNA window includes the following coding sequences:
- the LOC117345382 gene encoding uncharacterized protein LOC117345382, giving the protein MSKELKRQGLAAVNHHPPVSDGDLKNLYHYLLQGNLEDAQLLQYKVFIDLMLHFGRRGRENLTTLTRQDFAVGRDDEGALYVYKTTDELTKNHQDDSQKSSDGRMYEVKESMECPVRSFVKYIRRLNPNCSRLFQKARKDPKDRIFYDNIPLGHNRIGSFMTEISKAASLSVVYTNHSLVLPQCMSWIVRIFLVGT; this is encoded by the exons ATGTCTAAGGAGCTAAAACGCCAGGGACTAGCCGCTGTCAACCACCACCCACCTGTAAGCGATGGAGATTTAAAAAATCTCTATCATTACCTTCTCCAGGGCAATTTGGAAGATGCCCAACTATTGCAATAtaag GTGTTTATCGACCtgatgttgcattttgggaGGCGAGGGAGAGAGAATCTTACTACCCTGACACGACAAGATTTTGCTGTAGGCCGAGACGATGAGGGCGCTTTGTATGTATACAAGACCACAGACGAACTGACAAAAAATCACCAGGATGATTCACAAAAATCTTCAGATGGAAGAATGTATGAAGTTAAAG AATCTATGGAATGTCCTGTGAGATCTTTTGTCAAGTATATAAGAAGACTCAACCCCAACTGCTCCCGTCTGTTCCAGAAGGCCAGAAAGGACCCTAAGGATCGCATTTTTTATGACAATATTCCTCTTGGACATAACAGGATTGGGTCATTTATGACAGAAATAAGTAAGGCTGCATCACTCTCCGTGGTTTACACTAACCACTCCCTAGTGCTACCACAGTGCATGTCTTGGATAGTGCGCATATTCCTAGTAGGCACATAA